TTACATTCTCCGTCTTCAATCCTTTATCATGTTCTCTGTCTTTAACCCATtacaattttttctatattttttcatattaattgtggcctgattggtaacgtctctgcctggtgtttgccaatcgggggttcgagtcccgctcagactcgttagtgccattagtgtctgcaaccttaccatccttgtgagcttaggttgggggggggggagttcgggggagcctataggtctatttgctgagtcatcagcagccactgcctggccctccctggtcctagcttgggtggaaaggaggcttgggcgctgatcatatatggtcagtctctagggcattgtcctgattgctagtgcaatgtcactgtcccttgtctctgccattcatgagcgacctttaaatctttgctCTCTTAATCTATTATCACTTTTAAGTGCATAGTCTATTCTCCATTCTCCCTTTCTCTTCTCTTAATCCATTGTCACTTTTATGTGCAAAGTCCATTCTCATTTTCTCTTTACTTAATCCATTGTCACTTTTATTTGCACGGTCCattctcattttctctttgcttaaTCCTTTGTCACTTTCATGTGCACGGTCCATTCTCATTTTCTCTTTACTTAATCCATTATCAGTTTTGTGTGCACAGTCCATTCtcattttctcttttcttaatCCATTATCACTTTTAATCGCATAGTCTATTCTCCATTCTCCCTTTCTCTTCTCTTAATCCATTATCACTTTTAAGTGCATAGTCTATTCTCCATTCtcattttctcttttcttaatCCATTATCACTTTTATGTGCATACTGCATAGTCCATTCTCCCTTTCTCTTCTCTTAATCCATTATCATTTGTATGTGCATAGTCCATTCTCATTTTCTGTCTTTAATCTATTACCACCTTTTAAGTGCATGGTCCATTatcattttctcttttcttaatCCATTATCACTTTTAAGTGCATAGTCCATTCTCATTTTCTGTCTTTAATCTATTACCACCTTTTAAGTGCATGGTCCATTatcattttctcttttcttaatCCATTATCACTTTTAAGTGCATAGTCCATTCTCATTTTCTGTCTTTAATCTATTACCACCTTTTAAGTGCATGGTCCATTatcattttctcttttcttaatCCATTATCACTTTTAAGTGCATAGTCCATTCTCATTTTCTGTCTTTAATCTATTACCACCTTTTAAGTGCATGGTCCATTatcattttctcttttcttaatCCATTATCACTTTTAAGTGCATAGTCCATTCTCATTTTCTGTCTTTAATCTATTACCACCTTTTAAGTGCATGGTCCATTatcattttctcttttcttaatCCATTATCACTTTTAAGTGCATAGTCCATTCTCATTTTCTGTCTTTAATCTATTACCACCTTTTAAGTGCATGGTCCATTatcattttctcttttcttaatCCATTATCACTTTTAAGTGCATAGTCCATTCTCATTTTCTGTCTTTAATCTATTACCACCTTTTAAGTGCATGGTCCATTatcattttctcttttcttaatCCATTATCACTTTTAAGTGCATAGTCCATTCTCCTTTTCTGTCTTTAATCTATTACCACTTTTTAAGTGCATAGTCCATTCTCCTTTTCTGTCTTTAATCTATTACCACTTTTTAAGTGCATGGTCCATTATCATTTTCTGTCTTTAATCTATTACCACTTTTTAAGTGCATAGTCCATTCTCATTTTCTGTCTTTAATCTATTACCACTTTTTAAGTGCATGGTCCATTATCATTTTCTGTCTTTAATCTATTACCACTTTTTAAGTGCATAGTCCATTCTCATTTTCTGTCTTTAATCTATTACCACGTTTTAAGTGCATAGTCCATTCTCATTTTCTGTCTTTAATCTATTACCACGTTTTAAGTGCATGGTCCATTATCATTTTAATCCATGATGACTTTTCTCCCTGCAGGGAAGAACGATGACGATGTCTGGCCTGTGGACGACAATGGAAACGTCGTCCTGGATTTAGAAACTGACCTGGAGTCTGTTTACAAGGCGATGGAGGAGTTGGTGAGttctgggggtggggtggggggggggggtcctctgTTGAAGTCTCCGGCGGAGGGGGGACTCTCAAAACTCTTCTGTGCTACTTCATGGGCCATGAGCCTCTCTCATTTTAGTAATTTTTCTCGTCCATCATCTTCTGATATTTTTCACTGTACAGTGGATAACTATTTTCCAAACTAAAGGGCATCTACGCATGTTtcgtaatgataattatataaacaacgaaaataaaacaaatgataaaaataatacagtaAAATTACAGTGATATCAATAATGAATTTTCATATTCGCTTCAAAGGAATGTTTGTTCAAtccaaaagataatgaaaataattcaagtTATTACCTTCTTATCAATATTCTCATAGAAAAAATGGAGTTTAATGCATCGATttggtggtagtaggttggccagggcaccagccgcccgttgagatactaccgctagagagttatagagccctttgactggccagacagtactacattggatccttctctctggttactgttcactttcccttttcccacacagaccccgaatagtctggcctattctttacagattctcttctgacttcatacacctgacaacactgagattaacaaacaattcttcttcacccaaggggttaactactgcaatgtaattgttcaatggctactttcctcttggtaagggtagaagagactctttagctatggtaagcagctcttctaggagaaggacactccaaaatcaaaccattgttctctattcttgggtagtgccatagcctctgtaccatggtcttccactgtcttgggttagagttctcttgcttaagggtacactcgggcacactgttctatctagtttctcttccttttgttttgttaaagtttttatagtttatataggaaatatttatttcaatgttgttactattcttagaatattctatttttccttgtttcctttcctcacggggctattttccctgttggggcccctggacttatagcatcctgcttttccaactagggttgtagcttagcatttgataataataattaaaaaaacagacacttcATATATCTTTAATTCATTCGTTATTTCCATCATTGATTTCAGGTTGATTGTGGGAAGGCGAAGGCGATCGGTCTTTCAAACTTCAACGGCAAACAAATTGAAAGAATCTTGAAGGgtaaatactttatttctttcGAGTCCTTCATCGTTGATTTATGTTGCAAATATTGTTTATTCGACTGTCATGTATTGCTTAATTTTAGTATAATATTTTCTATCGTATGTGTGTGAATCAAATGAcctaattaagtctctctctctctctctctctccctctctctctctctctctctctctctctctctctctctctctcacatatatatatatatatatatatatatatatatatatatatatatttatatatatttcatatactgtacatatatatatatatatgtgtgtgtgtgtgtgtgtgtgtatgtatgtatgtatatatatatatatatatatatatatatatatatatgtatgtatgtatgtatgtatatatatatgtatatatgtatatatatatatatatatatatatgtatatatatatatgtatgtatatatatatacatacatttatatatatacatacatatatatatatatatatatatatatatatatatatgtacagtatatgaaatatatatatatatatatatatatatatatatgtgtgtatatatatatgtatgtatatatatatatatgtgtatatatatatatatatatatatatatatatatatatcaaccgtatATAACTAGTATACTGCAGGAgtgaggacaaagacctcaggcatattccacttgcgtttgtttatggtctttctacgccagtctacacccgctaattttcttagttcatcaattcatggtcttcccttcctttccctgaTTTAATTGCAATATCTGGGGACCCatacttttattcttaatgtccatttgttatctgtcatcctcattatatatcctgcccttgtccatttctttttcgtacaaaTTCTCAGAATATCCATTGCTTTAGTTTACCCTCGTATCCACGTTGataattttctgtctcttagttttgttcccattattattctttctatagctcttagagttgtaactatagtccatttcttttagcgaggcatatttgcaccgactcgcagcggtgcccttttagctcggaaaggttcccgatcgctgattggttggacaagataattctaaccaatcactgatcaggaaacttttccgagctaaaagggcaccgttgtcagtcggtgcaaatctgcctcgctaaaagaaatggacagtagcttatgttctaaggcttttagtaaggctctaagtttccgatgcataaattaatattGGAGGGGCCATTTgactaaatacttttcattttagagaaagtggtatttcacttttcatagtctcattttgttcaccaaattcTTTCCATCtgatgcttacccttcttttaattcctGGGAAAATACTGCCTGTCAGAAGTACAGATATTCTTTAAAATTTTCTAAAGGTTTGTCCATAccttttattaattttgttgtctctctgcatttttaatgaacattatcttagttttactcaaattcattttaaagtcctacatttctgctttctctagtcatatcttctatcaccttttgcaattcttctcatgattcactaaatagaaccatgtcatctgaaaatcttatgtTTTTATGGTATTCCCCGGTAATGTTAATTCCAATAATTTcctaatctaaatatttaaaaagtttttcttgacatgctgtgaataatttaggagagatggggtctcactgtctgactcctttctcaaaCAGAAATTTATCACTATCGATATGGTGcttttctaacataaaattcatctattccttttctcTGAATgggtttcattactactgaagttttgacagaatcaaaagctttcttgtagtccataaatgccatacataatggtttgttaaactgttaatttttccataagctggataattatatggatatggtcagttgttgaatacccgcttttaaaacctgcctgctctcttggttgattaacgtTTAGGTGTCTTTCTATTCAgtgtaatatgatctttgtgaacaTTTCATATATTCCTGAGAGTACAATTAGTGCTCGGTAATTTTTCGGgccttttgtgtctccattttcatgaattagtataatgatgaagtcttttaagctgtaggtatagagcattcttgaagACATTTTGTCCACagctcagcgagttttactacgaTGAAATCTCCATTCGTTATTAAATCAAGTGTTAGGCCATCTTTTGTTGCTCCTTTCGCTCTTTtaataccttttaatgctttccttactcctcctactgttacatttgatACTGACTcgggcgtttcattatttctattggcgaaGTAATTTCTTGTATCACTATTGTAAAGAACATCTCTTTTgctaataatatttccattttcatcctttgagtgccctgttggtgccctgttccaagtcttcttttcattaatttgattttttttccttcctttagtATTTCCTCAAAtttgatacaattttttttatcaatgtctctggttttcagtttgtttattgttttggataattctactaatttcatttcatatctcttagattttaccttcatttcaactcctttcctcattaggttttttggtgttttctgatagttttccttgatctaatacaggatctttagaacttgagtttaatgaaagattgaaaaaagtaaatcagacaatggctaagttgagtaaaatttggaaatcaaatcgcctgaaattgtgcatgctcttcgcactcccacaagagagattagttcaccaaactttcaactggcctccacaaggcactagaagagttggaagacccaggctttacttggctgaggactatgaagcatgaagtaggagatgatgaattaataagtattgatttagaatttcaagacagagacgactggcgaaatctaaccgaggccctttgcgtcaataggcgtagaagaagatgatgatgatgtttaaacaTTTTTCCACCTCTCCCTTGTGCTGATTCTAACGCAAAATTCGTTAAAATATCATTCACTTATTCTTCACTTGCTTCCATTTGATCATGCAGCTAGGAGTACTGTATATTATGCGAGTGAGTGTTTGCAATAAGCTTATGCCGCATAAATACTAATCATTGATCCAGGGATAtactaattttcttccaactgtgCCTCTTTCAGTGTGTCGCATAAAACCGTCGAACCTTCAGGTCGAGGTGCATGCATACCACCAGCAGAAGGCTCTCAGGGAAATATGCTCCAAGCACAAGATACCCGTTTGTGCCTATGCTCCGATAGCTGCTCCTTATAGGACCCAAGAGTAAGAGATTGAAGgatacgtgctctctctctctctctctctctctctctctctctctctctctctctctctctctctctctggtaatttcCCTCATGGAAATGTATGGGTTATGTTTGCCATCAGAACTGAGAATGCAACTTCCACCCATTTTTCTTTCGTTCACATTCAACAATCCCACTTCACTTGATAAAGGAGGAGTtggctcaacacacacacacacacacacacacacacacacacacacatatatatatatatatatatatatatatatatatatatatatatatatatatatatactgtatatatatacatatatatatgtgtatgtatatacatatgtatatatgtatacatataatatgcatgtatatacacacatacatatatatatgtatatatatacacacacacacatatatatatatatatatatatatatatatatatatatatatatatatatatacaaatcccaGAAGTATTTCATTTCTATTAAAAGAATTTTAGCTCAGAAGTAGAAAGAATTCTGACACCACCAGAATCTTATATCACACAGGCAGTGATCAACAGCCTGCCAACCCACTATAAATACTACCACACTACTATTTTTTTTCCCCAATTGCAGGCGACTGAACGACTCACCCATATTATTGGAAAACCCAACGGTGACTTCAATTGCCGAGCAACTCGGGAAGACTCCAGCACAGATCCTCATCCGATTCCTGATCCAACTGGGAATGATCGTGATTCCGAAATCGGCAAACGCCAACAGAATTCGACAGAACTTCCAGGTAATTATGAAGTCAATTGTCAAGTTTACTATTTGGATACTATTGATGTTTGTTTCAATATTTGAAGAATTTTGATGATTTTGGGAGAATCTAGGAGGTCGTTTTGAGTCGTACAtgttttttgtatatttactgactttATTGTTGCTATTTGTTACGGTCAGCTATTAAAAAAACGTTAATTACGTAAAATCTACTATAATATCTTAtacccttattatcattattactattattactatccaagctacaaccctagttggaaaagcaagatgctataagcccaggggctccaacagggaaaaatagcccagtgaggaaaggaaataaggaaataaataaatgaagagaacaaattaacaataaatcattctaaaataagtaacaacgtcaaaacagacatgtcctatataaactattaacaacgtcaaaaacaaatatgaatgATTAAGCCAAGAAAAGAgtaaaacagtaacagcaaaataaaataatagccagcaaacattaaATGTAATTATTTACATTTTACAAGATTCACAAAATACACACAGTTCACCCAattaataatttacaaaaaatCCTAAGGTGACGTAGGACTTTATTTCATAGGTTGCTATGAAGTGAGACAGATGACGACGGAAATCGGCTCCAgattttgaaggatttttttaGGTTGTCGTTTCAGATATAAAAAAAGGATAcgtaggaacacagcttctgatgatattcaaTTGTTATTTAGTATATCAACAGCGTTGAAATGATGgtagatgtttattattattatcattattattattattattattattattattattattattattattattacttactatcctacaaccctagttggaaaagcaggatgctttaagcccagggaaaatagctcagttaggaaaggaaaaaaagaaaaaaatatattataagattagcaacattaaaataaatatttccttaaactataaaaactttaacaaaacaagaaagagagaaattagatagaaaacgtgcccgagtgtaccctcaagcaagagaactctacccaagacagtggaagaccatggtacagaggctatggcactacccaagactagagaacactggtttgattttggagtgtccttctcctagaagagctacttaccttagctaaagagtctcttctgctcttaccaagaggaaagtagccactgaacaattacagtgcagtagttaaccccttgagagaagaagaattgttcagtaatctcagtgttgtcaaatgtatgaggagagaggagaatttgtaaagaatacgccagactattcggtgtatgtgtaggcaaagggaaaatgaaccgtatccagagataaagatccaatatagtactgtctggccaatcaaaggaccccattgctctccagtggtagtatctcaacgggtggctggtgccctgttgtCTCAGAAATATCTCCACAAGAGCAATGTTCACACAAGGGAAAACGACTCGAGTCTCTCCTCTCTAActcgttgattattattattaatattattattgtaatagtaaTGTACCGAAGGATAAAGGCTTATACTACACCACGGCACGTTTATCCTGGCGAAGTGTTCAAACGTCTTGAAACCGGACAAAGATCTTCTGCAAAGAATTCACATAGAATTCGTACAAGCAGATGCTTTTGCTGAGAAGTTATTAGAAGACTGTTTACTTGTGGTATTCACACACACagacttatatctatctatctatctatatatatatatatatatatatatatatatatatatatatatatatttatatatacagtatatgtatgtatatatatatatatatatatatatatatatatatatatatatatatatatttatatacagtatatatatgtatatatatgtatatatatatatatatgtgtgtgtgtgtgtgtgtgtgtgtgtgtgtgtgtgtatgagctaGTATTTAGATTACTCCGTGAGTGCACTTTGAGTGGATAATAGTTATTTCTTATATGATTACTTctcattgtattattttccatgaaaaataatttagagattatttttaataataaaaaaaatcatgatgttTAAATAAGCACAAATTTTACAAAAAAGGGCAAACATTACAACTTGTCAGCAGAAAAAGTACTAAAGGAGAGTAATGGAATCTTTAAACCCAAACTTGTAGATATTGACTAAAAACCGGAAAAGATACCTGCCATTACGAAAAGCACACACATCcttaaataaggaaaggaaatacacaAAGAAAGTTGAAACTATATAGGTAATCTAATGAAGGAAAGGAACAACGtcaaattttgtttatcaaaagctcgaCCATTATGACCTCAGTGGGCCCATGTACATTGCAAGAGCATCGCTTGCTCGGTAAGGACAATGGAATGAACTTCAAGAAAAGTGTCTTACAGGATCAAACTTAGTCGTATAGTCTTACATTGATGTTTATTCCTGTGTTGCTTTATCTTCCATGCTTTCATGTTAGCGAGGAGTGTGTCCTATGATATTAGGTCATATAGATTCATTGTTGTATTTTTGAAGCATAGAAATGTTCAGTTTGGCAAGTGTACAGAACAGACATCTACACCGAGTTCTAAGATTTGTTATGTTTGTAattgtagtccatttcttttatcgaggcagatttgcacagactcgccgcggtgcccttttagctcggaaaagtttcctgatcgctgattggttagaattatctcgtccaaccaattagagatcaggaaacttttcccagctaaaagggcaccgctgcgagtcggtgcaaatctgcatcactaaaagaaattgacttttttttatatagtattattattgttctcTTTATTAATCGTGTTTTGATGTTTGCTTTGATGTGGACGTCGTTCGtcgttttttttatttgtaaagatTTTTGGCTTCGAGTGAATATTATTTTACCTATTATTACTTTTCCCAGGTGTTTGACTTCACACTGAGTCCAGAAGACATGGCGGCGTTAGAAGCTCTCGACAAAGGCGAAAGTGGTCGCCTATTTATCTTCAAAGATGCATTCAAAGGGTAATACGAGTGTacttctgaatctctctctctctctctctctctctctctctctctctctctctctctctctctctctctctctctctatatatatatatatatatatatatatataatctatatatatacctgtatataattatatatatgcatatacacacacacacacacacacatatatatatatatatatatatatatatatatatatatatatatatatatatatatactgtatatatatatatatatatatatatatatatatatatatatatatatatatatataatttatatatatacctgtatatacatatatatgtatata
The nucleotide sequence above comes from Palaemon carinicauda isolate YSFRI2023 chromosome 2, ASM3689809v2, whole genome shotgun sequence. Encoded proteins:
- the LOC137623823 gene encoding aldo-keto reductase family 1 member B1-like, with translation MAKAVPDVVLPNSSKMHVISLGTFLSRMAANAVPDVVLPNGRKMPIIGLGTFKSPPQEMKTVLSTALECGYRHIDAAYLYQNEGAIGEVLKEWLDSGRIAREELFVTTKLPMIANRAADVARFMDKQLELLQLDYVDLYLIHCPVGLKGKNDDDVWPVDDNGNVVLDLETDLESVYKAMEELVDCGKAKAIGLSNFNGKQIERILKVCRIKPSNLQVEVHAYHQQKALREICSKHKIPVCAYAPIAAPYRTQERLNDSPILLENPTVTSIAEQLGKTPAQILIRFLIQLGMIVIPKSANANRIRQNFQVFDFTLSPEDMAALEALDKGESGRLFIFKDAFKGKTKHPEYPFPIPL